The Penaeus vannamei isolate JL-2024 chromosome 23, ASM4276789v1, whole genome shotgun sequence DNA window GTCCCACGCCCCGTGTCCCCTTGTTGGCATTACAACGTGTCCCACCATTGCCACGTGTCCTTCGCCCCGTGTCCCCTTGTTGGCATTACAACGTGTCCCACCATTGCCGCGTGTCCCTCACCCCGTGTCCCCTTGTTGGCATTACAACGTGTCCCACCATTGCCATGTGTCCCTCGCCCCGTGTCCCCTTGTTGGCATTACAACGTGTCCCACCATTGCCACGTGTCCTTCGCCCCGTGTCCCCTTGTTGGCATTACAACGTGTCCCACCATTGCCATGTGTCCCTCACCCCGTGTCCCCTTGTTGGCATTACAACGTGTCCCACCATTGCCATGTGTCCCTCACCCCGTGTCCCCTTGTTGGCATTACAACGTGTCCCACCATTGCCGCGTGTCCTTCGCCCCGTGTCCCCTTGTTGGCATTACAACGTGTCCCACCATTGCCATGTGTCCCTCGCCCCGTGTCCCCTTGTTGGCATTACAACGTGTCCCACCATTGCCGTGTGTCCCTCACCCCGTGTCCCCTTGCTGGCATTACAACGTGTCCCACCATTGCCACGTGTCCCTCGCCCCGTGTCCCCTTGTTGGCATTACAACGTGTCCCACCATTGCCACGTGTCCTTCGCCCCGTGTCCCCTTGTTGGCATTACAACGTGTCCCACCATTGCCACGTGTCCCTCGCCCCGTGTCCCCTTGTTGGCATTACAACGTGTCCCACCATTGCCATGTGTCCCTCGCCCCGTGTTCCCTTGCTGGCATTACAACGTGCCCCACCATTGCCGTGTGTCCCTCGCCCCGTGTCCCCTTGCTGGCATTACAACGTGCCCCACCATTGCCGTGTGTCCCTCGCCCCGTGTCCCCTTGTTGGCATTGCAACGTGTCCTACCATTGCCGTGTGTCCCTCGCCCCGTGTCCCCTTGCTGGCATTACAACGTGTCCCACCATTGCCGTGTGTCCCTCGCCCCGTGTCCCCTTGTTGGCATTACAACGTGTCCCACCAATGCCGTGTGTCCCTCGCCCGCTGTGTCCGCCTGTACTGCAGCGTCCCTTTGCCTCCCTGTCTCCTGTCACTCGCTGCATGCGTGTCTATACAGCCTGTTTTGCAAAGTAAATTGTCAACAAGTCTGCACGGACCGCCGGCTCCCCAAGCTCGCTGTTGaaaaatgatggtggtaatgattattTTTCAGGCAATTTCCCTCCGTGACTTCTCACTAAAGAGATGTTATTtttagaatagaagagaaaacacGTCCCAGCACATACAGGTGGAGTTTTAAGGCAATCACTGCGTGTATGTGAAATGcgtatacaaatagacacacacgaatgtatatgtatgtgtgtgtgtgtgtgtatgtgagagagagggagagagagagagagagaacgagagagagagagagggagagagagagagagagagagagagagagagagagagagagagagagagagagagagagagagagagagagagagagagagagagagagagagagggagggagagagagagagagagagagagaggtggggtgggggggtgtagttTAAAAAAG harbors:
- the LOC138865924 gene encoding uncharacterized protein, which produces MSSSPSNSSVHYVPLKGISQYSHPSSFYTSPPVSPCPLVGITTCPTIAACPSPRVPLLALQRVPPLPRVPRPVSPCWHYNVSHHCHVSFAPCPLVGITTCPTIAMCPSPRVPLLTLQRVPPLPCVPRPVSPCWHYNVSHHCHVSFAPCPLVGITTCPTIAACPSPRVPLLALQRVPPLPCVPRPVSPCWHYNVSHHCHVSFAPCPLVGITTCPTIAMCPSPRVPLLALQRVPPLPCVPHPVSPCWHYNVSHHCRVSFAPCPLVGITTCPTIAMCPSPRVPLLALQRVPPLPCVPHPVSPCWHYNVSHHCHVSLAPCPLVGITTCPTIATCPSPRVPLLALQRVPPLPRVPRPVSPCWHYNVSHHCHVSLAPCSLAGITTCPTIAVCPSPRVPLLALQRAPPLPCVPRPVSPCWHCNVSYHCRVSLAPCPLAGITTCPTIAVCPSPRVPLLALQRVPPMPCVPRPLCPPVLQRPFASLSPVTRCMRVYTACFAK